A region from the Wolbachia endosymbiont (group A) of Rhinocyllus conicus genome encodes:
- the ruvA gene encoding Holliday junction branch migration protein RuvA produces the protein MIGNLSGIVDEVRSDHIILNVNDVGYMVYLSAKTLNACSIGSRVKLLIETYANNRENVAQLYGFISKEEQQCLRLLVKVSGVSYKTAMSILSKLTPEQLFLAIMNEDKVALKMSGLGMKLINRIITELSGKVSKLEINNNNFHPINEDALSALINLGYEKMKAYDTIKKIQDESSNLDTKDIIRMALKELSTL, from the coding sequence ATGATAGGAAATCTAAGCGGAATAGTTGATGAAGTGCGCAGTGATCACATAATCCTGAATGTGAATGATGTTGGCTATATGGTGTATCTCTCAGCCAAAACTTTAAATGCATGTTCCATCGGAAGTAGAGTTAAATTACTTATCGAAACCTATGCAAATAACAGAGAAAATGTCGCTCAGCTATATGGTTTTATAAGCAAAGAAGAACAGCAGTGCTTGAGGTTGCTTGTTAAAGTAAGCGGTGTTAGCTACAAAACTGCAATGTCAATTTTGAGTAAATTAACTCCAGAACAGCTGTTTTTGGCAATTATGAATGAAGATAAAGTAGCACTCAAGATGAGTGGACTTGGCATGAAACTCATAAATCGAATCATCACTGAATTAAGTGGCAAAGTGAGTAAATTAGAAATAAATAACAATAATTTTCATCCAATCAATGAAGATGCCCTTTCAGCATTGATCAATCTTGGGTATGAAAAAATGAAAGCTTATGATACGATAAAAAAAATACAAGACGAATCGTCAAATCTGGACACCAAGGATATTATTCGCATGGCGCTTAAGGAGCTCTCAACATTATGA
- the ruvB gene encoding Holliday junction branch migration DNA helicase RuvB, translating into MKSISCGKEYTEDARNINIRPEQLDDFVGQKDLIQNLKVFINAAQTRTEALDHVLLYGPPGLGKTTLAQIVSKELRVSFRATSGPLLSKAGDLAAVLTTLNAKDVLFIDEIHRLNRSIEEVLYTAMEDFCLDILVGEGPSTRTLRIDLPPFTLIGATTRLGLLSAPLRDRFGIPLHLEFYSFEELVNIIKRGARVLSTEIEENAAREIACRARGTPRIASRLLRRIRDFVEVKDDKKITYEVADSVLLKLGVDKMGLNKLDVHYLRFLFNTSGPVGIDTISIALSEDVGNIEETVEPYLIKISFVKRTPRGRVLTDQAKEYLSL; encoded by the coding sequence ATGAAATCAATATCGTGCGGTAAAGAATATACTGAAGATGCGCGCAATATCAACATCAGGCCTGAGCAACTTGATGATTTTGTCGGGCAAAAAGACTTAATACAAAATTTAAAAGTGTTTATAAATGCTGCACAGACAAGAACTGAAGCCTTAGATCACGTTTTATTGTATGGTCCCCCAGGACTTGGCAAAACAACTTTAGCACAAATTGTTTCTAAAGAATTAAGGGTCAGCTTCCGCGCAACTTCTGGTCCTTTACTTAGTAAAGCTGGGGACTTGGCTGCAGTGCTTACCACTTTAAATGCAAAAGATGTTCTATTTATCGACGAAATCCATAGATTAAATCGCAGCATCGAAGAAGTTTTATATACTGCTATGGAAGATTTTTGCTTGGACATATTAGTAGGTGAAGGTCCATCTACTCGCACTTTAAGGATAGATCTACCACCATTTACGTTAATCGGAGCAACTACACGGCTTGGATTACTTTCTGCGCCACTCAGAGATCGTTTTGGCATTCCCTTGCATCTTGAGTTTTATTCTTTTGAAGAACTGGTTAATATTATAAAAAGAGGCGCAAGAGTTCTTTCTACTGAAATTGAAGAAAATGCAGCACGGGAAATTGCCTGCCGTGCGCGCGGTACTCCAAGAATTGCTTCGAGGTTACTCAGAAGGATAAGGGATTTTGTTGAAGTGAAAGATGATAAAAAAATCACTTATGAAGTCGCTGATTCTGTATTGCTAAAATTGGGTGTAGACAAAATGGGACTCAATAAACTTGATGTGCATTATCTAAGATTTTTATTCAACACCTCAGGACCTGTTGGAATTGACACCATATCTATTGCGCTATCCGAGGATGTTGGCAATATTGAAGAAACAGTAGAACCTTATTTAATCAAAATTAGTTTTGTAAAGCGCACACCAAGGGGGCGCGTTCTAACCGATCAAGCAAAGGAGTATTTGAGCCTTTAA
- a CDS encoding DNA-3-methyladenine glycosylase, translating into MGSTILPRNFYERPTLTVAGELLGKVLKFSNFSGIITEVEAYIGMSDPACHAARGYTNRTSVMFGMPGFSYVYFIYGMYYCLNIVTEAEGFPAAVLIRGLKLIEPLEANLGGPGILCKRLNITKEHNKLDLTISHKFCIYESHLNPDYVCTPRIGISKGQEKFWRFKNLRSCVDYLPIG; encoded by the coding sequence ATGGGTAGCACAATACTACCAAGAAATTTCTACGAGCGGCCGACCTTAACTGTAGCTGGAGAGTTATTGGGAAAAGTCCTCAAATTTTCTAACTTTAGTGGAATAATAACCGAAGTTGAAGCCTATATAGGAATGAGTGACCCAGCTTGTCATGCAGCAAGAGGCTATACTAACCGAACCTCAGTAATGTTTGGTATGCCGGGGTTTTCGTACGTATATTTTATATATGGGATGTATTACTGTTTAAATATTGTAACAGAAGCAGAAGGGTTCCCAGCAGCAGTGTTAATACGGGGATTAAAGCTCATTGAACCGCTTGAAGCAAACTTAGGCGGACCAGGAATATTGTGCAAAAGATTAAACATTACAAAAGAACACAATAAACTGGACCTTACTATAAGCCACAAATTTTGTATTTATGAATCTCATCTCAACCCGGATTATGTGTGCACTCCGAGAATCGGAATTAGTAAAGGCCAAGAGAAATTTTGGCGGTTTAAAAACTTAAGATCTTGCGTAGACTATTTGCCAATCGGATAA
- a CDS encoding recombinase family protein — MGFKEDQMVTVSLYARVSSGKQAQENTIASQVAALEKQISTDGYKLLSEYKFIDNGYSGSNLVRPDLEKLRDKVTEGKIDRIYIHSPDRLSRKYAYQMVLLEEFEKAGAETVFLNYEINDNPESQLLLQMQGMIAEYERAKIMERSRRGKIYAANKGCVSVMGGAPYGYRYIDKYMGGGQALFEINEEEANVVRKVFLWIGRERTSIGEVCRRLNTMSIITRTGKKYWDRSVIWGMLKNPAYKGQAAFGKTKVGIKLQHIRPQKHSCEQPKDNYSTYSVEKANWIYVKVPNIVDEDVFDIVQEQLAENRKIARTRERGAKYLLQGLIVCKRCRYAYYGSPVRNKRGEKIDHYAYYRCIGRDSYRFGGNKICDNKHIRTDALETAVWEEVKHLLKNPNRVLEEYRRRLSELKKSSWDQKSDLLEKQENKLKRGIARLIDSYAQEYINQEEFEPRIKAMKQSLKTIEEEKKRIFDQKKLKQELTLVVTNLEDFSSNITSNLDNADWLTKRDIIRTLVKRIEINLEDVNVVFRVKELPNSPGNNREEKKNLQHCWRGNIAADRHTAIHSRYLLA, encoded by the coding sequence ATGGGATTCAAGGAGGATCAAATGGTAACAGTGAGTTTATATGCAAGAGTTTCTTCGGGGAAACAAGCACAAGAAAATACAATAGCAAGTCAAGTTGCAGCTTTAGAGAAGCAAATTAGTACGGATGGATACAAATTATTAAGTGAGTATAAATTTATTGATAATGGCTACAGTGGATCTAATCTAGTCCGTCCTGATCTAGAAAAGTTACGTGATAAAGTAACAGAAGGTAAAATTGATAGAATTTACATTCATTCACCTGATCGCTTATCTAGAAAATATGCATATCAAATGGTATTACTTGAAGAATTTGAGAAAGCAGGAGCAGAAACGGTTTTCTTAAATTATGAGATTAACGATAATCCAGAATCTCAATTGCTGTTACAAATGCAAGGTATGATAGCAGAATATGAACGAGCGAAAATTATGGAACGAAGTCGTCGCGGAAAGATTTATGCAGCTAATAAAGGTTGTGTAAGCGTAATGGGAGGAGCTCCTTATGGTTATCGTTATATAGATAAATATATGGGAGGAGGACAAGCTTTATTTGAAATAAACGAAGAAGAAGCTAATGTTGTTAGGAAAGTATTTTTGTGGATAGGAAGAGAAAGGACAAGTATTGGGGAAGTGTGTCGTCGGCTAAACACTATGTCTATTATAACACGAACAGGAAAAAAGTACTGGGATAGAAGTGTGATTTGGGGTATGTTAAAAAATCCTGCTTACAAAGGACAAGCGGCTTTTGGTAAAACAAAAGTAGGTATAAAGTTACAACATATCAGACCACAGAAACATTCTTGTGAACAACCGAAAGATAATTACTCTACCTATTCTGTTGAAAAAGCAAATTGGATTTATGTTAAAGTGCCAAATATAGTGGACGAAGATGTATTTGATATAGTTCAAGAACAATTAGCTGAGAATAGAAAAATAGCAAGGACAAGAGAAAGAGGAGCAAAATATTTACTACAAGGTTTAATCGTATGTAAGCGTTGTCGTTATGCATATTACGGAAGTCCTGTAAGAAATAAGCGAGGAGAAAAAATTGATCATTATGCTTATTATCGTTGTATTGGTAGAGATTCTTACCGTTTTGGTGGTAATAAAATTTGTGATAATAAACACATTCGTACAGATGCATTAGAAACAGCCGTTTGGGAAGAGGTTAAGCATTTATTGAAAAATCCAAATAGGGTTTTAGAAGAATACAGGCGTAGACTTTCAGAGCTTAAAAAATCATCATGGGATCAAAAAAGCGATTTACTAGAGAAACAAGAAAATAAATTAAAACGTGGTATTGCTAGACTTATTGATAGTTATGCTCAAGAATATATTAATCAAGAAGAATTTGAACCACGAATTAAAGCAATGAAACAAAGTTTAAAAACAATTGAAGAGGAGAAGAAAAGGATATTCGATCAAAAGAAATTAAAACAGGAATTAACTTTGGTTGTAACCAATTTAGAAGACTTTTCTTCCAATATTACATCAAACCTTGATAACGCAGACTGGCTAACTAAACGTGATATTATTAGAACGTTAGTCAAGAGAATTGAAATTAACCTTGAGGACGTAAATGTGGTATTTCGTGTAAAAGAGCTACCAAACTCTCCTGGAAATAATCGAGAAGAAAAGAAAAATTTGCAACATTGTTGGCGGGGTAATATCGCCGCAGACCGTCATACCGCGATTCATTCGCGGTATCTCTTAGCATAG